Proteins encoded in a region of the Bernardetia sp. genome:
- a CDS encoding vWA domain-containing protein gives MIWNNSLGITETIFILAFMLLYGIYIFRTYKKANYLRTTSKYVWLKFVLRSSYIILMILALLGPSFGETKQDVKSVGKDIFYLVDLSRSMDAIDIQPSRMERIKHELKGITSAFASDRQGIIIFSSEAFLQCPLTSDQSALKLILESLNTGLVPSGGTDFAPPLKMALEKFESDKETKTNSKIIIMISDGEDFGEETDDAIDEIEDLGIKLFALGIGTEQGGKIPSGSGFKKDKRTGETIITKLNPSDLQNLADQTGGKYFEIGETQNDVQRLINAVQAIQGEVRGVKQIDTTTNKYYYFLYAALFLAIIDVLFTIKVIKI, from the coding sequence ATGATTTGGAACAATAGCTTAGGCATCACAGAAACTATTTTTATTCTTGCTTTTATGCTTTTATATGGTATCTATATTTTTAGAACCTATAAAAAGGCGAACTACCTTCGCACAACCTCAAAATATGTTTGGTTGAAATTTGTACTTAGAAGTAGCTACATTATTCTGATGATATTGGCTTTGTTAGGACCTTCTTTTGGAGAAACAAAGCAAGATGTAAAGAGTGTGGGGAAAGATATTTTTTATTTGGTGGACTTGTCTCGTTCAATGGATGCTATTGATATTCAACCTTCAAGAATGGAACGTATCAAGCACGAACTCAAAGGCATTACTTCTGCATTTGCTTCTGACAGACAAGGAATTATTATTTTTTCATCGGAAGCCTTTCTACAATGCCCTTTGACAAGCGACCAAAGTGCATTAAAGTTGATTTTAGAATCCTTAAACACTGGTCTTGTACCAAGTGGAGGAACAGACTTTGCCCCCCCTTTAAAAATGGCATTGGAAAAGTTTGAAAGTGATAAAGAAACCAAAACCAATTCAAAAATTATTATTATGATAAGTGATGGAGAAGACTTTGGAGAAGAAACAGATGATGCCATCGACGAAATAGAAGATTTAGGTATCAAACTTTTTGCTTTGGGAATTGGAACAGAACAAGGAGGTAAAATCCCTTCTGGAAGTGGATTTAAAAAAGACAAACGTACTGGAGAAACTATTATTACAAAACTCAATCCTTCTGATTTGCAAAACTTAGCCGACCAAACAGGAGGCAAGTATTTTGAAATTGGAGAAACTCAAAATGATGTACAACGTCTGATAAATGCTGTTCAAGCCATTCAAGGAGAAGTTAGAGGTGTAAAACAAATAGATACAACTACCAATAAATATTATTACTTTCTCTATGCAGCTTTGTTTTTAGCTATTATTGATGTTCTGTTTACTATCAAAGTTATTAAAATATAA
- the gltX gene encoding glutamate--tRNA ligase — translation MSKDTNVRVRFAPSPTGALHIGGVRTALFNYLFAKKHGGEFIVRIEDTDQTRFVEGAEEYIMEALEWVGISPTESPKHGGEYAPYRQSERKDMYKDYAMQLVEKGHAYYAFDTSEELEAMKERLKNAGVASPQYNSITRTQMRNSLTLPEDETKKLLENGTPYVIRLKIPRKEEVRLNDMIRSWVVVHSSAIDDKVLLKSDGMPTYHLANVVDDHLMKITHVIRGEEWLPSAPLHVLLYRYLGWEDTMPRFAHLPLILKPDGNGKLSKRDGAKFGMPVFPLEWNGNGIEDKFEGFREWGFESAAVVNFLALLGWNPGNNEEIFSMEELIEKFDIARVNKAGARFDFDKAKWFNQQYLRNKPNSEIADYLASMIVSNSLADRTYLEKLAEMLKERAVFLSDFWEGSKVFLQAPSEYDEQLVAKKWNADAVKGLSALVEILKNTDSLEDETQTKQLVNDAAKNAGVKMGAVMLPLRLSLTGAGSGPDLMEIAVLLGKEEVIHRIEKAIDELEVKA, via the coding sequence ATGAGTAAAGATACTAATGTAAGAGTTCGTTTTGCGCCTTCTCCAACAGGTGCATTGCATATTGGAGGAGTTCGTACTGCCCTTTTTAATTATTTGTTTGCCAAAAAACATGGTGGAGAGTTTATTGTCCGTATTGAAGATACCGACCAAACTCGTTTTGTAGAAGGAGCAGAAGAATATATTATGGAAGCCTTAGAGTGGGTGGGAATTTCGCCAACTGAAAGTCCTAAGCACGGAGGAGAGTATGCACCTTATCGCCAGTCGGAGCGAAAAGATATGTACAAAGACTATGCAATGCAGCTTGTAGAAAAAGGACATGCTTACTATGCCTTTGATACATCAGAAGAGTTAGAGGCAATGAAAGAACGCCTCAAAAATGCAGGTGTGGCTTCTCCTCAATACAACAGTATTACTCGTACACAAATGCGTAATTCTTTGACTTTGCCAGAAGATGAAACAAAAAAACTTTTGGAAAATGGAACGCCTTATGTAATTCGTCTCAAAATTCCACGTAAAGAAGAGGTAAGATTAAACGACATGATTCGTAGCTGGGTAGTAGTTCACTCTTCAGCTATTGATGATAAAGTTTTATTGAAATCTGACGGAATGCCGACATATCACTTGGCAAACGTTGTTGATGACCATTTGATGAAAATTACGCACGTTATTCGTGGGGAAGAGTGGTTGCCGTCTGCACCGTTGCACGTACTTTTGTATCGCTATTTAGGTTGGGAAGATACCATGCCAAGATTTGCTCACTTGCCTTTGATTTTGAAACCAGACGGAAATGGAAAACTCTCTAAGCGTGATGGAGCAAAATTTGGTATGCCAGTTTTTCCTTTAGAGTGGAATGGAAATGGAATTGAAGATAAATTTGAAGGTTTTAGAGAGTGGGGATTTGAATCTGCTGCTGTGGTAAACTTTTTAGCACTTTTAGGATGGAACCCAGGGAACAATGAAGAGATTTTCTCAATGGAAGAACTCATCGAAAAATTTGATATTGCTAGAGTAAATAAAGCAGGAGCAAGATTTGATTTTGATAAAGCAAAATGGTTCAATCAGCAGTATTTACGCAACAAGCCTAACAGCGAAATTGCCGATTATTTAGCATCAATGATAGTTTCTAATTCTTTGGCTGACAGAACTTATTTAGAAAAACTAGCCGAAATGCTAAAAGAAAGAGCTGTTTTCTTGAGTGACTTTTGGGAAGGTTCTAAAGTATTTTTGCAAGCTCCTTCTGAATACGATGAGCAGTTAGTTGCCAAAAAATGGAATGCTGATGCAGTAAAAGGACTTTCTGCACTGGTAGAAATCTTGAAAAATACAGATTCTTTAGAAGACGAGACACAGACCAAACAACTCGTAAACGACGCTGCTAAAAACGCAGGTGTCAAAATGGGTGCTGTGATGCTTCCTTTGCGTTTGTCTCTGACTGGGGCAGGTTCAGGACCTGATTTGATGGAAATTGCTGTTCTTTTAGGAAAAGAAGAAGTTATCCATAGAATTGAAAAAGCAATAGACGAGCTTGAAGTAAAAGCGTAA
- a CDS encoding GAF domain-containing protein has product MNVRHLKISQKLAILFSGLFVMLVLHYFLVFKLDSNILDDGTKLDIAQRNGMSIQQAIFYLRNVVNGNQQTDLNDLNNRVHSINSNLEILQNGGVYKARFDEEIEVEPVSEDIKNQLTAFQRLWREFDKRFTKIRTTSQLHHDSVLVYYVPERAVSSDSQLPIEEDLFSLGDIGNIDGDLGSDLGNLSLTFNNSFKENDANATLSINYRRMEYQFDNVLSGNIVPDVNYIIRNAEKLVLLNKNLENSLSTRLHYDQVRLRYWMIALFLINAIVIGLGFWFVVKTSLHPLLKIRRLINRLSAGDISRTLLASSHDEVGSLIQDLSRFSQGLEKITDFATQVGKGNFDQEFEVRSKKDSLGYALLEMRNDLKQNAEEDKRRNWANEGTAKFSDILRQHAQDMQALSYQLISNLVHYLGANQGGIYSLEREGDSEDAKANLVLKAAYAYNQQKFIKQSIPAEQGLLGQAVMEKGYLYFNQISPDYIRLTSGLGEATPSYLLIVPLISNDEVHGVIELASFKVIEEYQLAFVIKLSESIAATLANVRSNERTKILLQESQMYAEQMRAQEEEMRQSMEELTTTQEELERIQGDLRERLTNYEAVVNSTKSMILALDGEYNIKVLNRSYAAMLRRLKGTEVPNGSNILEILSQEQLEYWKPYYERALGGETFTMVSNIKNSEFEDLYYELEFFPLIATSGDITGFAIVNREVTSLNPIRFTEYEDIIPIE; this is encoded by the coding sequence ATGAATGTAAGACATTTAAAAATTAGTCAGAAATTGGCAATCTTGTTTTCAGGATTGTTTGTAATGTTGGTGCTTCATTATTTTTTAGTCTTTAAGTTAGACAGCAATATCCTAGATGACGGAACAAAGCTAGACATAGCTCAGCGCAACGGAATGTCTATCCAACAAGCCATTTTTTATTTGCGAAATGTAGTAAATGGAAATCAACAAACTGACCTCAACGACCTTAATAACCGAGTACATTCTATCAATTCAAATCTTGAAATCCTTCAAAATGGAGGAGTTTATAAAGCTCGTTTTGATGAAGAAATAGAAGTTGAACCTGTCTCTGAAGATATTAAAAATCAACTTACTGCCTTTCAACGTCTGTGGAGAGAATTTGACAAAAGATTTACAAAAATAAGAACTACGAGCCAGTTGCACCACGATAGCGTTTTGGTGTACTATGTGCCAGAACGTGCCGTAAGTTCAGACTCACAGCTACCAATAGAAGAAGACCTGTTTTCTTTGGGCGATATAGGCAACATAGATGGAGATTTGGGAAGCGACTTAGGAAATTTGTCGCTTACTTTCAATAATTCTTTTAAAGAAAATGATGCTAATGCAACACTTTCCATTAATTATAGAAGGATGGAATATCAGTTTGATAATGTCTTGAGTGGAAACATTGTTCCAGATGTAAATTATATTATTCGCAATGCTGAAAAACTGGTTTTGCTCAATAAAAACTTGGAAAACTCTCTTTCTACTAGACTACATTACGACCAAGTACGTTTGCGTTATTGGATGATAGCTCTGTTTCTCATCAATGCTATTGTGATTGGTTTGGGCTTTTGGTTTGTTGTCAAAACATCTTTGCATCCACTGCTCAAAATTCGCCGACTTATTAATCGTTTGTCAGCAGGAGATATTTCTCGTACGCTTTTAGCTTCCTCTCACGACGAAGTAGGTAGCCTTATTCAAGATTTGAGTCGTTTTTCACAAGGGTTGGAAAAGATTACGGATTTTGCAACGCAAGTAGGAAAGGGAAATTTTGACCAAGAGTTTGAAGTCAGAAGTAAAAAAGATTCTTTAGGGTATGCACTCTTGGAAATGCGAAACGACCTCAAACAAAATGCAGAAGAAGACAAACGCCGAAACTGGGCAAATGAGGGAACAGCCAAGTTTTCTGATATTTTGCGTCAACACGCACAAGATATGCAAGCTCTTTCGTATCAACTTATTTCGAACTTAGTACACTATTTGGGAGCAAATCAGGGTGGAATTTATAGTTTAGAAAGAGAAGGCGATAGTGAAGATGCCAAAGCAAATCTAGTTTTGAAGGCTGCCTATGCCTACAATCAACAAAAATTCATAAAACAATCTATTCCTGCCGAACAAGGGCTTTTAGGACAGGCAGTTATGGAAAAAGGATATTTATATTTCAATCAGATTTCGCCAGACTATATTCGTCTTACCTCTGGTTTGGGGGAAGCTACGCCAAGTTATTTGCTGATTGTTCCTTTGATTTCAAATGATGAAGTACACGGAGTGATTGAACTTGCTTCCTTTAAAGTTATTGAAGAATATCAGCTTGCTTTTGTTATTAAACTCTCTGAAAGTATTGCTGCTACACTTGCCAATGTAAGAAGTAATGAGCGTACCAAAATACTCTTACAAGAGTCGCAGATGTATGCCGAACAAATGCGAGCGCAAGAGGAAGAGATGCGTCAGAGTATGGAAGAACTAACTACTACACAAGAAGAATTAGAACGCATTCAAGGAGATTTGAGAGAACGACTGACTAATTATGAGGCTGTCGTAAACAGTACAAAGAGTATGATTTTGGCTTTGGATGGAGAGTACAATATAAAAGTTTTAAACCGTTCGTATGCTGCAATGCTACGTCGTTTGAAGGGAACAGAAGTACCTAATGGTTCAAATATATTAGAAATCTTATCACAAGAACAGTTAGAATATTGGAAGCCTTACTACGAACGTGCTTTAGGTGGAGAAACCTTTACAATGGTTTCGAATATCAAAAATTCTGAATTTGAAGATTTGTATTATGAGTTAGAGTTTTTCCCTCTCATCGCTACTAGTGGAGACATCACAGGCTTTGCCATCGTAAACAGAGAAGTTACCTCGCTCAATCCGATTCGTTTTACAGAATATGAAGATATTATTCCAATTGAATAA
- a CDS encoding DUF4932 domain-containing protein: MHKLTLVFICLLLFSCNKEKNTHSIKEQKTVEIDINKTIETFMILRSISDDDPLFQYRDSTYKGKPIMYEARKVFLDYKNHPAIEETQKLLKATSSTGDLILQGLLYFEELPSTNQKFEIDSKFWQTKEDTLANYISVINKFYKEAKVEEFINNNKNFYDNAKIEAKSYLDDNLIPTMEEYFGIQNYAYKMLLIPNSPFGMGFGASVKSDKGNIFYQIISPANDIEWNKNSTYATYGFSGKGANEYYRDMVVHEFCHPFVTPYLESDKMKSEIAKTDSLFIPKLDSIMSKQGYGSWWGFVNEHLVRLGEIRIAKAMKTQDLDAMRKTNINENGFILLPEAEELILKYENNRDKYATFQDFIPILINQLETFNKQQIDNKLQQLKKDIKQ, encoded by the coding sequence ATGCACAAATTAACACTTGTATTTATCTGCCTACTCTTATTCTCTTGCAATAAAGAAAAAAATACTCATTCAATTAAGGAGCAAAAAACAGTTGAAATAGACATAAACAAAACTATTGAGACGTTTATGATTCTACGTTCTATTTCTGATGATGACCCTCTGTTTCAATATCGTGATTCAACTTATAAAGGTAAGCCAATTATGTATGAGGCAAGAAAGGTATTTTTAGATTATAAGAACCATCCAGCTATCGAAGAAACACAAAAGTTACTAAAAGCTACGAGTAGTACTGGAGATTTAATTCTACAAGGATTGCTATATTTTGAAGAACTGCCATCTACAAATCAAAAATTTGAGATTGATTCTAAGTTTTGGCAAACAAAAGAAGATACATTAGCCAACTATATTTCAGTAATTAATAAATTTTACAAAGAGGCAAAAGTAGAAGAGTTTATCAATAACAATAAGAATTTTTATGATAATGCAAAAATAGAAGCAAAATCTTATTTAGATGACAATCTGATACCTACAATGGAAGAATACTTCGGAATTCAAAACTATGCTTATAAGATGCTACTTATACCAAACTCTCCATTCGGAATGGGGTTTGGAGCAAGTGTAAAATCAGATAAAGGCAACATATTTTATCAAATTATTTCTCCTGCAAATGATATTGAATGGAATAAAAATTCAACTTACGCTACTTATGGTTTTTCAGGAAAGGGAGCAAATGAATATTACAGAGACATGGTTGTACACGAATTTTGTCATCCATTTGTAACACCATATCTAGAATCTGATAAAATGAAATCAGAAATAGCTAAAACGGATTCATTATTTATTCCTAAACTTGATTCCATAATGTCAAAACAAGGATATGGTTCTTGGTGGGGATTTGTAAATGAACATCTTGTAAGATTGGGAGAAATCAGAATTGCTAAAGCAATGAAAACTCAAGATTTAGATGCGATGAGGAAGACCAATATAAACGAAAATGGTTTTATTTTATTACCAGAAGCAGAAGAATTAATCTTGAAATATGAAAACAATAGAGATAAGTATGCTACATTTCAAGATTTTATTCCAATACTGATTAATCAACTTGAAACGTTTAATAAACAACAAATAGATAATAAGTTGCAACAATTGAAAAAAGATATAAAACAATAG
- a CDS encoding aconitate hydratase — protein MALYDLDMMKSVYANLKSRVDKAKEVVGRPLTLAEKILYNHLWDGEPTTAFKRGVDYVDFAPDRIACQDATAQMALLQFMQAGKNKVAVPTTVHCDHLIQAKEGAAKDLAHANKTSSEVFDFLSSVSNKYGIGFWKPGAGIIHQVVLENYAFPGGMMIGTDSHTVNAGGLGMVAIGVGGADAVDVMAGMPWELKFPKLIGVKLTGKLSGWSAPKDVILKVAGILTVKGGTGAIVEYFGEGAKSMSCTGKGTICNMGAEIGATTSTFGYDESMERYLRATGRDAVADAANEVAEYLTGDDEVYANPEKYFDQVIEINLSELKPHLNGPFSPDIASEAGTDVKEKAEANGWPLDVEWGLIGSCTNSSYEDLSRAASIAKQAVDKGIEVKAEFGINPGSEQVRFTAERDGLLGTFEELGAKIFTNACGPCIGQWARYSDPKNAPKNSIVHSFNRNFAKRADGNPNTHAFVTSPELVAAIAISGRLDFDPTKDKLKTKTGEEVLLDEPVGDELPSKGFDVEDAGFQAPVEDGSNVEVVVSPESERLQLLTPFEPIGTDIKDAKLLIKAFGKCTTDHISMAGPWLRFRGHLDNISNNCLIGAVNAFNKATDNVKNQLTGEYGAVPATARAYKAAGVPSIVVGDHNYGEGSSREHAAMEPRHLGVVAVIVKSFARIHETNLKKQGMLGLTFANEADYDLIQEDDSFTFTDLNEFAPNKQLTLEVKHKDGSTDTIKLNHSYNQSQIEWFKEGSALNLIKKQNA, from the coding sequence ATGGCTCTTTACGATTTAGATATGATGAAAAGCGTCTATGCGAACCTTAAATCTCGTGTAGATAAAGCAAAAGAAGTGGTAGGCAGACCCCTAACTTTAGCAGAGAAAATTTTATACAACCACCTTTGGGATGGAGAGCCTACAACGGCGTTTAAAAGAGGAGTAGATTATGTGGATTTTGCACCAGACCGTATTGCTTGTCAAGATGCGACAGCTCAAATGGCTCTTTTGCAATTTATGCAAGCAGGAAAAAACAAGGTAGCTGTTCCTACAACAGTTCACTGCGACCACCTTATCCAAGCAAAAGAAGGTGCTGCTAAAGATTTAGCTCACGCCAACAAAACAAGCTCAGAAGTATTTGATTTCCTTTCTTCTGTTTCTAACAAATACGGTATCGGATTTTGGAAACCAGGAGCAGGAATTATCCACCAAGTAGTATTAGAAAACTATGCTTTCCCTGGGGGAATGATGATTGGTACAGACTCTCATACTGTAAATGCTGGTGGTCTTGGAATGGTAGCCATTGGTGTTGGTGGAGCTGATGCTGTGGATGTGATGGCAGGTATGCCTTGGGAACTCAAATTTCCAAAACTTATTGGTGTAAAACTTACTGGAAAACTTTCTGGTTGGTCTGCGCCAAAAGATGTTATCTTGAAAGTAGCTGGAATCCTTACTGTAAAAGGTGGAACGGGTGCTATCGTTGAGTATTTCGGAGAAGGTGCAAAATCTATGTCTTGTACAGGTAAAGGAACTATCTGTAATATGGGTGCAGAAATTGGAGCAACTACTTCTACTTTCGGTTACGACGAATCTATGGAGCGTTATCTCCGTGCAACAGGTCGTGATGCTGTGGCAGATGCAGCCAACGAAGTAGCTGAATACTTGACAGGTGATGACGAAGTATATGCTAACCCAGAAAAATATTTCGACCAAGTTATCGAAATCAACTTGAGCGAATTAAAACCTCATTTGAATGGTCCTTTTTCTCCAGATATTGCTTCTGAAGCAGGAACAGACGTAAAAGAAAAAGCTGAAGCAAATGGCTGGCCTTTAGACGTAGAATGGGGACTTATTGGTTCTTGTACTAACTCTTCGTATGAAGATTTATCAAGAGCAGCTTCTATTGCAAAACAAGCTGTGGACAAAGGCATTGAAGTAAAAGCAGAGTTTGGAATCAACCCAGGTTCGGAACAAGTTCGCTTCACAGCTGAAAGAGATGGCTTATTAGGTACTTTTGAAGAATTAGGAGCTAAAATATTTACAAACGCTTGTGGTCCTTGTATTGGACAGTGGGCAAGATATTCAGACCCTAAAAATGCGCCAAAGAACTCTATCGTTCACTCATTTAATAGAAACTTTGCAAAGCGTGCAGATGGTAACCCAAATACACATGCCTTCGTAACTTCTCCAGAATTGGTAGCAGCGATTGCTATTTCTGGTCGTTTGGACTTTGACCCAACCAAAGACAAACTCAAAACCAAAACAGGTGAAGAAGTATTACTAGACGAGCCAGTAGGAGACGAACTTCCATCAAAAGGATTTGATGTAGAAGATGCAGGTTTCCAAGCTCCAGTAGAAGATGGTTCTAATGTAGAAGTAGTAGTTTCTCCAGAGTCGGAGCGTTTGCAACTTCTTACTCCATTTGAGCCTATCGGTACAGACATCAAAGATGCTAAATTACTTATCAAAGCGTTTGGAAAATGTACGACAGACCATATTTCTATGGCTGGTCCTTGGTTACGCTTCCGTGGACATTTAGATAATATTTCTAACAACTGTCTTATCGGTGCTGTAAATGCTTTCAATAAAGCAACCGACAATGTAAAGAATCAGCTTACTGGCGAATATGGTGCTGTTCCTGCTACGGCTAGAGCTTACAAAGCTGCTGGAGTTCCTTCTATCGTTGTGGGTGACCATAACTATGGCGAAGGTTCTTCAAGAGAACACGCTGCTATGGAGCCTCGTCATTTGGGCGTTGTGGCTGTGATTGTAAAATCTTTTGCACGTATTCACGAAACAAACCTTAAAAAACAAGGTATGCTTGGTCTTACGTTTGCCAATGAAGCAGATTATGATTTGATTCAAGAAGATGATTCATTCACATTTACAGATTTGAATGAATTTGCTCCAAACAAACAACTTACATTGGAAGTAAAACACAAGGACGGTTCAACAGATACTATCAAACTTAACCATTCTTATAATCAAAGTCAGATTGAGTGGTTCAAAGAAGGGTCTGCCTTGAATTTGATTAAGAAGCAAAATGCTTAA
- a CDS encoding DUF1801 domain-containing protein, whose protein sequence is MSENKTKPTQKSVEEFLNSIENEQRKKDAFEVLELMKSVTGLEPKMWSDSMVGFGSYHYKYESGREGDYMITGFAPRNSNLSIYIINGFEKYQDLLEKLGKHKTSVSCLYITKLEKIDKDILKEIITDSFNYMCENYPTTTD, encoded by the coding sequence ATGTCAGAAAATAAAACCAAACCCACTCAAAAAAGCGTTGAAGAATTTTTGAATAGCATAGAAAATGAGCAGCGCAAAAAAGATGCTTTTGAAGTATTAGAACTTATGAAATCTGTAACTGGACTAGAACCTAAAATGTGGAGCGATAGTATGGTAGGTTTTGGTTCGTATCACTACAAATATGAAAGTGGACGAGAAGGCGATTATATGATTACTGGTTTTGCTCCACGAAATTCAAACCTTTCAATTTATATCATCAACGGATTTGAAAAGTATCAAGACCTTTTGGAAAAATTAGGCAAGCACAAAACGAGTGTATCTTGCCTGTACATTACAAAATTGGAGAAAATTGACAAAGATATTTTGAAGGAAATTATCACAGATTCATTCAACTATATGTGTGAGAACTATCCTACAACGACTGATTAG